The following proteins are encoded in a genomic region of Trypanosoma brucei gambiense DAL972 chromosome 8, complete sequence:
- a CDS encoding nucleoside phosphorylase, putative, with the protein MAASANGSTKGSETDLPIGKDGTTLHLKCKSDELADRIIFVGDPGRVDVISGYFDKDSIRASRDHREIRFATGTYKGTPVTVISTGMGVDNIEIVLNEIHALKEYDMERGQWRHRKGDADAPSAGPFFDPSTMKIIRLGTCGSPAESVPPLALAVTRHAIGMDNTSLYYSAGTRETSKDQQEIRRIVREQTGLRAIDIYTSMAHPNITKSICAACDAHNAATGSEADKQQYVIGTTATASGFYGCQGRRVGRFMKHLTVPNMVEELGSLKFNLSNGVEVVTNIEMETSAICYLSDMLGYQAGAACVVVSKRVGEKKMFLGDQLDAAMKRCIKIILEALVSA; encoded by the coding sequence ATGGCTGCATCCGCTAATGGAAGCACGAAGGGGTCGGAAACCGACTTACCTATCGGTAAGGACGGGACGACACTTCACTTGAAGTGCAAAAGCGATGAATTGGCTGACCGCatcatttttgttggtgaTCCAGGGCGGGTAGACGTCATTTCCGGTTACTTCGACAAGGACAGCATCCGCGCCTCCCGTGATCACCGTGAAATTCGTTTTGCCACTGGAACTTACAAGGGAACTCCAGTTACCGTTATAAGCACCGGTATGGGTGTGGACAACATCGAAATTGTCCTAAATGAAATTCACGCATTGAAGGAGTATGACATGGAGCGTGGCCAGTGGCGCCATCGCAAAGGTGATGCAGATGCACCAAGCGCTGGTCCCTTCTTTGACCCCTCCACCATGAAGATCATCCGCCTCGGAACTTGTGGCTCACCTGCTGAATCGGTTCCCCCTCTGGCACTTGCTGTCACGCGGCACGCCATTGGTATGGACAACACTTCCCTCTACTACTCGGCTGGGACTCGTGAGACATCAAAGGACCAACAAGAGATTCGCCGTATTGTTCGTGAGCAAACGGGGCTTCGTGCAATTGATATTTACACATCAATGGCGCATCCCAATATCACCAAGAGCATTTGTGCTGCCTGCGACGCCCACAACGCTGCCACTGGATCAGAAGCTGATAAGCAACAATACGTAATTGGGACGACAGCCACCGCAAGCGGTTTCTACGGTTGCCAGGGGCGCCGAGTTGGGCGGTTCATGAAGCATCTTACCGTACCAAATATGGTGGAGGAACTTGGAAGCCTGAAGTTTAACCTAAGCAACGGTGTGGAGGTCGTTACCAATATCGAGATGGAAACGAGCGCCATTTGTTACCTTTCCGACATGTTGGGTTATCAAGCTGGAGCCGCCTGCGTCGTCGTCTCGAAACGCgttggggaaaagaaaatgtttcTTGGTGATCAGCTTGATGCCGCAATGAAGCGGTGTATCAAAATCATACTTGAAGCGCTTGTCAGCGCTTag
- a CDS encoding mitochondrial carrier protein, putative, with protein sequence MSDVPWAQKPEENQSNIEKHTAGDAPTEFDGGTATAELGPHEHTNSLNRSYSDLDSMWFVTYAVILCWLRTAAQQPLNLALARKQTSSVANKMTTRQIIRLVYNTEGGLLGLTQGMAALALGCALSEAIYLWLFEYSRENIPLANKPTRDAVSGYIADALCRLVHLPLSIVALRQMTANCEGVQRGRAVKPGCMIHTFASMYREGGLRTIYAGYGTTLVIGCQWTAVWWAMYGVSKGYLYAAADGFLLDGREDPVTEPVFVYSPWLSWKRWLLARDDNVALNTVASVITSAVTAVIFNPYLVVRANLQVAPKARLWGVTREVYRTRGILGFYGGLALNIGTCLIDGVLASTSYEYAKLWADRAHQSG encoded by the coding sequence ATGTCGGATGTACCGTGGGCTCAAAAGCCTGAGGAGAACCAAAGTAACATTGAGAAACACACAGCAGGAGACGCGCCGACTGAATTCGATGGTGGGACGGCCACAGCGGAGTTGGGTCCGCACGAACACACGAACAGTTTAAACCGTAGCTACTCGGATTTGGATAGCATGTGGTTTGTAACATATGCCGTCATCCTATGTTGGTTGCGCACAGCGGCGCAGCAACCGCTCAACCTTGCCCTCGCGCGCAAGCAAACGAGCTCTGTTGCAAATAAAATGACGACCCGGCAAATCATCCGACTCGTGTACAATACGGAAGGTGGGTTACTTGGTTTAACGCAAGGGATGGCAGCCCTCGCACTTGGATGTGCCCTAAGCGAGGCAATCTACCTGTGGTTGTTTGAGTACAGCCGGGAGAATATACCACTAGCGAACAAACCAACTCGTGACGCCGTGTCTGGCTATATCGCTGACGCTCTGTGCAGGCTTGTGCACCTTCCACTGAGTATTGTGGCACTTCGACAGATGACAGCTAATTGTGAGGGTGTTCAAAGAGGCAGGGCCGTCAAGCCCGGTTGTATGATTCATACATTTGCCTCCATGTACCGCGAGGGAGGGCTGAGGACAATTTATGCAGGCTACGGCACAACACTTGTTATTGGTTGCCAGTGGACGGCCGTATGGTGGGCGATGTACGGTGTCAGTAAGGGCTACCTGTATGCCGCTGCAGACGGCTTCTTGTTGGATGGGAGAGAGGACCCAGTGACGGAGCCCGTCTTCGTTTATTCCCCATGGTTGTCCTGGAAGCGCTGGTTGCTCGCGAGGGATGACAACGTTGCATTAAATACTGTGGCGTCTGTAATTACAAGCGCGGTAACTGCAGTCATTTTCAATCCGTATTTAGTTGTGCGTGCGAACCTGCAAGTGGCCCCTAAGGCACGCCTTTGGGGAGTCACGCGTGAGGTGTATCGTACCCGTGGTATTTTGGGGTTTTATGGTGGCCTCGCCCTAAACATTGGGACGTGTCTTATTGACGGCGTGTTGGCTTCTACATCATACGAATACGCAAAACTTTGGGCAGACAGGGCACACCAAAGTGGTTGA
- a CDS encoding RNA-binding protein, putative, which yields MGIKAKKVPPKSKAVVKRAGEISKSRVETRTVGVEKKAQRPRVTFEDDNHDDNSTARKAAAAAARRMESSGIIKSKKRLRDENEDSVPQELDDEAEDQSDVDDLESSGSDDESIGSDDFGGDSSDDDHEESDKKENPFEKAKREGTRLSYSVLRLRFLPPEFQETELFKFFSQFGAKVLNCFCVRSRRTHQSKGIAYVQFDDESVLPIVVEECHGMALGGFCVQARVAVLHRPMPPKEKVKQRRQLAYAYKTKGISLQQHDVRYKNPIAALIKYSKTEKKNNAQLKALGIDYACHDFCKQLERVPPSALARGPKEKCEEIASKRGVGSNDSSRVSGKKQNGSSNANGVAGGRKKNKGGGVRSTVVSSSSVATVPASNVSGKNSPVNKKGTYPKQRKQPQEDKKTVKPQHLTKSSSVKATKPRVKRDTS from the coding sequence ATGGGGATCAAGGCGAAGAAGGTGCCCCCAAAGAGCAAAGCCGTTGTCAAGCGTGCAGGCGAGATTTCCAAGTCGAGAGTTGAAACCCGAACTGTCGGTGTGGAGAAGAAAGCACAGCGGCCTCGCGTCACTTTCGAGGATGATAACCATGACGACAACTCGACTGCTCGCAAAGCAGCCGCCGCTGCGGCAAGACGCATGGAGTCCAGTGGTATAATAAAATCCAAGAAGCGGTTGCGTGATGAAAACGAGGACTCCGTCCCTCAGGAATTGGATGATGAAGCTGAAGACCAAAGCGACGTGGATGACCTTGAGAGCAGTGGCAGCGACGACGAATCTATAGGGAGTGAcgactttggtggtgattCCAGTGACGATGACCACGAGGAAAGCGATAAGAAGGAGAATCCTTTCGAGAAGGCAAAGCGAGAGGGGACGCGGCTCTCCTATTCTGTACTCCGCCTCCGTTTCCTTCCCCCGGAGTTTCAAGAGACGGAATTGTTCaagtttttttctcaatttgGTGCGAAAGTGCTTAACTGCTTCTGTGTTCGCAGTCGTCGTACGCATCAGTCGAAAGGAATCGCCTACGTGCAGTTTGATGATGAGTCGGTGCTTCCTATCGTGGTTGAAGAATGTCATGGCATGGCACTTGGTGGCTTCTGCGTACAGGCCCGTGTGGCAGTCCTCCACCGTCCTATGCCACCGAAGGAAAAAGTGAAGCAGCGCCGCCAGTTGGCATACGCCTATAAAACAAAGGGCATATCGCTACAACAACATGACGTTCGTTACAAGAATCCCATAGCCGCCCTTATAAAGTACTCGAAAactgagaagaaaaacaatgctCAACTGAAAGCCCTGGGTATAGACTACGCATGCCATGACTTTTGCAAACAGTTGGAAAGGGTGCCACCAAGTGCCTTGGCACGCGGGCCAAAGGAGAAGTGCGAGGAAAtagcaagcaaaagaggggtcGGCAGTAACGACAGCAGTAGGGTTAGTGGCAAGAAGCAGAATGGAAGCAGCAATGCAAATGGTGTGGCAGGAggacgaaagaaaaataaaggtgGTGGGGTGCGGTCAACGGTTgtgtcttcctcttcagtagCCACAGTTCCAGCCTCAAACGTGTCGGGGAAGAACAGTCcagtgaataaaaaagggacatATCCCAAACAGCGAAAGCAACCTCAGGAGGACAAAAAGACGGTAAAACCGCAACATCTCACCAAATCTTCATCGGTGAAGGCGACCAAGCCCCGAGTTAAGCGCGACACGTCGTAA
- a CDS encoding chaperone protein DNAj, putative, whose translation MFTYSTFLRSVSVGQACRLMGFAAPPIERRVLRRRYVELVKKHHPDNNGPESSAEVMANITAAYKTLQCLAGKQKEAMRGNNVDRSDTPSTGGGGREEMEVVAASFVVPGAPLSMANWDLPWQRGKTTTQKRKQEKDEQLLREGSTSLFEYVALARALEKRRGAQAERIAAALRSSEGSHGFGSGYFEQLHLQQRRDSPWVVKRKPLFILVCAYYRLRLVSAWWRWLAGLRYVVMGR comes from the coding sequence ATGTTCACTTACTCTACGTTTTTACGGAGTGTTAGCGTAGGCCAAGCATGTAGACTTATGGGTTTCGCCGCTCCACCAATTGAACGGCGGGTGCTTAGAAGGCGTTACGTGGAACTCGTGAAGAAACACCATCCGGATAACAATGGTCCGGAGTCATCTGCAGAGGTAATGGCGAACATAACCGCCGCATATAAAACCCTCCAATGCCTTGCtggcaaacaaaaggaggcaATGAGGGGCAATAATGTTGACCGAAGTGACACCCCTTCAACTGGAGGCGGTGGCagggaggaaatggaggTGGTAGCTGCTTCGTTTGTTGTACCTGGCGCTCCACTCAGCATGGCAAATTGGGATCTGCCGTGGCAACGCGGTaagacaacaacacaaaaacggaagcaagaaaaagatgaGCAGCTGCTGCGTGAGGGGTCGACTTCTCTGTTTGAGTACGTGGCGTTAGCTCGAGCCCTGGAGAAACGGCGGGGAGCCCAGGCGGAGCGCATCGCAGCGGCGTTAAGATCATCGGAGGGCTCACACGGCTTTGGATCGGGGTATTTTGAGCAGTTGCACCTTCAGCAGCGGCGCGATTCCCCGTGGGTGGTCAAGAGGAAaccccttttcattttagTGTGTGCTTATTATCGACTTCGTTTAGTTTCTgcgtggtggcggtggcttGCGGGGCTGCGCTACGTTGTGATGGGCCGATGA
- a CDS encoding T. brucei spp.-specific protein, which yields MSLLREAFLNSNIYFPHHFPRLVPFEQKRRMQGNVAGFAPSPPRSWRGRHRNAATHEEIGGSRCGSGFGAVGASEDLNSEQQAGEQRQQSFLEETAETCSAPLQSIQHVVPDKKSRHFSSANSSPSPNTEIGVGCCCGFEAVCPTGHAAVSNPGLGATTAADGLNCVISEPLRRSEQEDVTAVAVEAFVDAVSGISSALMLLTENNQKQFESMETPSGESRIGYKEYHALVVALRERSAALCSLVRERREGRLRLNGSQRPLKQANEKFPLDEGKVTPGCHADVKTQETRYHANYRSEKEVPFQLVATGKELNVCKKSPLRCEVGRPQDSEASVAFPDTTFCSSPKKQNMDSKKCTWRPKTSGIACAAREAMGVQEAPPNPRLRLVDTGGQSPYRQRLWFVEAPAVVHYSQWTSPPTNRAQTGAGEDSNRKGSQKTAPLTVLLPSRRDAPK from the coding sequence ATGTCTCTGCTGCGTGAAGCGTTTCTCAATTCCAACATTTACTTTCCTCATCATTTTCCGCGCCTCGTTCCTTTTGAGCAGAAAAGACGAATGCAAGGTAATGTTGCGGGCTTCGCGCCGAGCCCACCCCGGTCATGGAGAGGGCGGCACCGTAATGCCGCAACGCATGAAGAAATCGGGGGGAGTCGCTGCGGCTCCGGGTTTGGTGCTGTGGGCGCTTCAGAGGATTTGAATTCAGAACAACAAGCTGGCGAGCAGCGTCAGCAGTCATTTCTGGAGGAAACGGCCGAGACGTGTTCTGCACCACTCCAAAGTATTCAACATGTCGTGCCAGATAAGAAAAGCCGCCACTTCTCTTCCGCCAACTCCAGTCCTTCCCCAAATACCGAAATCGGTgtcggttgctgctgcggttTTGAAGCCGTGTGCCCCACCGGTCACGCAGCCGTCTCAAACCCCGGGTTGGGAGCGACGACGGCTGCCGATGGGTTGAATTGTGTCATTTCTGAACCGCTGCGAAGGTCTGAGCAGGAGGATGTAACCGCAGTCGCAGTTGAGGCATTTGTCGATGCGGTTTCTGGAATTTCCTCCGCTCTGATGTTACTCACAGAAAATAACCAAAAACAATTTGAGTCTATGGAAACACCGTCGGGAGAGAGTCGTATTGGGTATAAAGAGTATCATGCGTTGGTTGTGGCTCTAAGGGAGAGGAGCGCAGCTCTCTGTTCTTTAGTACGTGAACGGCGCGAAGGGCGGCTGAGGCTAAACGGCTCGCAACGGCCGCTGAAAcaagcaaacgaaaaattTCCGCTTGATGAGGGCAAAGTAACACCTGGATGTCATGCGGATGTCAAAACTCAGGAGACGCGATACCATGCAAATTACCGTAGTGAAAAGGAGGTGCCGTTTCAACTGGTGGCCACCGGTAAAGAGTTGAACGTGTGTAAAAAGTCACCGTTACGATGTGAAGTTGGGCGGCCGCAGGATTCTGAAGCTAGTGTAGCCTTTCCGGATACGACCTTCTGTTCCTCCccgaagaaacaaaatatggATAGTAAAAAGTGCACGTGGCGCCCCAAAACTTCGGGAATTGCTTGTGCGGCACGAGAAGCGATGGGAGTACAAGAAGCCCCCCCAAACCCTCGCCTCCGTCTTGTTGACACCGGAGGACAATCGCCGTATCGTCAAAGGTTATGGTTTGTGGAGGCCCCTGCAGTTGTTCACTACTCCCAATGGACCTCTCCTCCAACAAATCGCGCCCAAACCGGAGCTGGTGAGGACAGTAACCGAAAAGGAAGTCAAAAAACCGCACCGCTTACCGTTTTACTTCCATCCCGTCGCGACGCCCCAAAGTAA